A portion of the Quercus lobata isolate SW786 unplaced genomic scaffold, ValleyOak3.0 Primary Assembly Scq3eQI_1902, whole genome shotgun sequence genome contains these proteins:
- the LOC115972904 gene encoding probable disease resistance protein At4g27220 — translation MGGFAPEAFPPPPPVASDSAAEDDDDVDNDDAFDDDDDGDDMVKVLDFELQNMSEKYPTTMMMEAVATQAIGNAATPTIKYGLGYLKRKYGYVSNLKENLVKLEKEKKYLCAKEVDVTNSLKKDEETMEKTAECTTWLNDVKEMKAKLEELRNKDQNTCRCFCGLCPFHSLLKLGKTVVKYTEEVIALYNRLPINIMVKREKAPPIRVIMKHPEKIDDVPSLNDHVEKLLKWLKDDNFKRIGIWGLPGVGKTTIMENLNNRVGETQQFDIVLFVDVSEAKSVREEIQERLVERLQLEAPRIRQKINLKDIGIHDNHEHGKVVFATRYRDVCRSSTDEEIKITRLSENDGQNLFKKIVGDIVDQPEIKPIVKSILRECGGMPQVIMIIAKMLRNVDNPALWRNVLLHLRVTSMDPMIEMEEVYNAFKIVYDRLTNNCKPCLRYLTVFPPDYEVHEDYMTECWKAEQFLAHAQTLGEARDLGQGILNELEDKSLLEKGRKARHFKMPVFLRHMAVKIRDQEEKDSKFLVGEGGDILEGEKLLEKWQSAQRVSLIRQKFTLPQRPACSNTLTLLLQKNPNLTEIPESFFESMCNLRILDLCDTRIMSMPTSISNLINLRLLYLNNCGHIVELPPELKQLKSLEILDLRNTGILSLPIEIGQLTGLKCLRVSFKKNCSCSNGINGQPLLMIPSKVIASLSSLEELSIDVDFKNKIWNQIVDTVAGEVAELKKLASLCFYFPELTCFETFIEAARNRNYMEQEDYGLRFRIVVGNHNIDNFLGFDFFEYKIERHLRFAAGGVIPNAFSNVLKQGYVLELIGHHSAKNLSVLGAANLGGLTACTIEECDEMESIIGGESGDIVTGALQELHLINLPKLVSICEDSKNSRNFNKITTLTLKGCPGLKKLFPQALVQMLCNLKDLQVEDCSEIEEIIEGGSIVEIRALPRLKNVVLCRLPRLFSICEGVSFEWPSLETMKIQTCPDLKHLPFSVENAIHLRVIECTEN, via the exons gATGATGGAGGCAGTAGCTACACAAGCGATTGGGAATGCGGCAACACCAACAATAAAATATGGGCTAGGATATTTGAAGCGCAAATATGGTTATGTGAGCAATCTCAAGGAAAATTTGGTCAAgcttgaaaaggaaaaaaaatatctttgtGCTAAAGAGGTAGATGTGACAAATAGTCTGAAAAAGGATGAGGAGACAATGGAGAAGACAGCTGAATGCACGACTTGGCTTAATGATGTGAAAGAAATGAAAGCTAAACTTGAAGAATTGAGGAATAAAGATCAGAATACCTGCAGATGCTTCTGTGGACTTTGTCCATTTCATTCTTTGCTAAAGCTTGGCAAAACTGTTGTGAAGTACACTGAGGAGGTAATTGCTCTATATAATCGACTACCAATAAATATAATggttaaaagagaaaaagcaccACCAATCCGAGTGATAATGAAGCATCCTGAGAAGATAGATGATGTGCCATCACTTAATGATCATGTAGAAAAGCTATTGAAGTGGCTCAAAGATGACAATTTCAAGAGAATTGGCATATGGGGACTGCCAGGAGTGGGAAAAACAACAATAATGGAAAATCTAAATAACAGAGTTGGTGAAACCCAACAGTTTGATATTGTCCTTTTTGTAGATGTTTCAGAAGCGAAGAGCGTGAGAGAGGAGATACAAGAACGACTTGTGGAGCGGTTACAGCTAGAAGCACCAAGGATCCGCCAAA AGATTAATCTGAAAGACATTGGCATTCATGATAACCATGAACATGGAAAGGTGGTATTTGCAACTAGATATAGAGATGTTTGCCGTTCATCAACAGATGAGGAGATCAAAATAACAAGACTATCCGAGAATGATGGCCAGAATTTGTTCAAGAAAATAGTAGGGGATATCGTAGATCAACCAGAAATCAAGCCGATTGTGAAAAGTATACTCAGGGAGTGTGGTGGGATGCCACAAGTGATCATGATAATAGCAAAAATGTTGAGAAATGTGGACAATCCAGCTTTGTGGCGAAATGTATTGCTCCACTTGCGGGTTACAAGCATGGATCCCATGATAGAAATGGAAGAAGTTTACAACGCATTTAAAATTGTTTATGACCGGTTAACTAATAATTGCAAACCTTGTCTACGGTATTTGACAGTTTTCCCACCAGACTATGAAGTTCATGAAGATTATATGACTGAGTGCTGGAAGGCTGAACAATTTCTTGCTCATGCTCAGACGCTTGGGGAAGCTCGTGATCTAGGCCAAGGTATATTGAATGAATTGGAGGATAAATCTCTATTGGAAAAGGGCAGAAAAGCAAGGCACTTTAAAATGCCCGTCTTTCTCCGACACATGGCTGTTAAGATCAGGGACCAGGAAGAGAAGGATTCAAAGTTTTTGGTAGGCGAAGGTGGAGATATACTTGAAGGTGAAAAACTGTTGGAGAAATGGCAAAGTGCACAAAGGGTTTCATTGATCCGTCAAAAATTTACTCTACCTCAGAGACCTGCATGTAGTAATACCTTAACATTGCTACTCCAGAAAAACCCAAACTTGACAGAAATTCCAGAATCGTTCTTTGAATCCATGTGTAACCTTCGAATTTTGGATTTGTGTGATACACGAATCATGTCAATGCCAACGTCTATTTCTAACTTGATAAACCTAAGGCTGTTGTATCTAAACAATTGTGGTCACATAGTGGAGCTGCCTCCTGAGCTAAAACAACTGAAGAGTCTTGAAATCCTTGATCTTCGCAACACTGGAATTCTAAGCTTGCCTATAGAGATTGGCCAATTGACTGGTTTGAAGTGTCTGAGAGTTTCTTTTAAGAAGAATTGCAGTTGTTCCAATGGCATCAACGGCCAGCCACTGCTTATGATTCCTTCAAAGGTAATTGCAAGTCTTTCTTCATTAGAAGAGCTGAGCATTGATGTGgacttcaaaaacaaaatttggaaCCAGATTGTAGATACCGTTGCTGGGGAAGTTGCAGAGTTGAAGAAATTGGCAAGTCTTTGTTTCTACTTTCCAGAACTAACGTGCTTTGAAACTTTCATTGAAGCTGCTAGGAACAGAAATTACATGGAGCAGGAAGATTATGGGCTTAGATTCAGAATTGTAGTTGGCAATCACAATATAGAtaattttcttggatttgatttttttgaatacAAAATTGAACGACATTTGAGATTTGCTGCTGGAGGAGTCATTCCTAATGCATTTTCAAATGTactcaagcaaggttatgtTTTGGAGCTCATAGGTCACCATAGTGCTAAAAACTTATCAGTATTAGGAGCAGCTAATTTGGGAGGGCTGACAGCTTGTACAATTGAAGAATGCGATGAAATGGAAAGCATTATTGGTGGTGAGTCTGGTGACATAGTAACTGGTGCCTTGCAAGAGCTACACCTCATCAACCTCCCAAAGCTGGTGTCTATCTGCGAGGACTCAAAGAATTCAAGAAACTTCAATAAAATTACGACGCTGACACTGAAAGGTTGTCCAGGGCTAAAAAAACTTTTCCCACAAGCATTGGTCCAGATGCTTTGTAACTTGAAAGATTTGCAAGTCGAGGATTGTTCTGAGATAGAAGAAATAATTGAAGGTGGAAGCATCGTTGAAATCAGAGCCCTTCCCAGATTGAAGAACGTTGTACTCTGCAGACTACCAAGATTGTTTAGTATATGTGAGGGTGTCTCATTTGAATGGCCCAGTTTGGAGACTATGAAGATCCAGACTTGTCCTGATCTAAAGCATTTGCCATTCAGTGTGGAAAATGCAATCCACTTGAGAGTGATTGAATGCACGGAAAACTAG